One Chlorobaculum limnaeum genomic window carries:
- the rsmA gene encoding 16S rRNA (adenine(1518)-N(6)/adenine(1519)-N(6))-dimethyltransferase RsmA: MTKVEYKHTHIAAKKKLGQNFLLDKNIPKKIVRESGIREDDRVLEIGPGFGALTTAILETVPSFTAVEKDPELARFIREEHPQIELIEGDFLKVPLEPLAGDGKLAVLGNIPYSITSPILFRLLDNRHLISSATLMMQHEVAQRIAAVPGTKEYGILAVQMQAFCDVKYLFKVGRAVFKPRPEVDSAVIRMVPKAADPVEDSEGFRLFVRRAFHQRRKTLWNNLKEYYDTSAVPEATLKLRAEALTVTELVELFEMVRVMKEDGE; this comes from the coding sequence ATGACAAAAGTTGAATATAAGCATACGCATATAGCGGCAAAAAAAAAATTAGGCCAAAACTTCCTGCTCGACAAGAACATCCCGAAGAAGATCGTCCGAGAGTCGGGCATCAGGGAGGACGACCGGGTGCTGGAGATCGGCCCCGGCTTCGGCGCGCTCACGACGGCGATTCTCGAAACGGTGCCATCGTTCACCGCCGTCGAGAAAGACCCTGAGCTGGCGCGCTTCATCCGCGAGGAGCATCCCCAGATCGAGCTGATCGAGGGCGACTTCCTCAAGGTGCCGCTGGAACCGCTGGCTGGGGACGGCAAACTCGCCGTGCTCGGCAACATCCCCTACTCCATCACCAGCCCGATTCTCTTCCGCCTGCTCGACAACCGGCACTTGATCTCGTCCGCCACGCTGATGATGCAACACGAAGTCGCCCAGCGCATCGCCGCCGTGCCCGGCACGAAGGAGTACGGCATCCTCGCCGTGCAGATGCAGGCGTTCTGTGACGTGAAATATCTCTTCAAGGTAGGCCGAGCCGTCTTCAAACCCCGCCCGGAAGTTGACAGCGCCGTCATCCGCATGGTGCCGAAAGCCGCCGACCCGGTGGAAGACAGCGAAGGCTTCCGGCTCTTCGTCCGCCGAGCCTTCCACCAGCGCCGCAAAACGCTCTGGAACAATCTGAAGGAATACTACGACACCTCCGCCGTACCCGAAGCGACGCTCAAGCTGCGAGCGGAGGCACTGACGGTGACGGAGTTGGTGGAGCTGTTCGAAATGGTGCGGGTGATGAAAGAAGATGGTGAATAG
- a CDS encoding PEP-CTERM sorting domain-containing protein, giving the protein MGTSISASDALSGNIVISYVHEAPSDYCSRLDPLPTSVTLNVTANWMGSLSNSTLALDPWGVSIDTYVKSNAVISAPGLPAFTPTPEQIGSATSKDINQTKNFAFAVGAGNTPYSGSVDIQTLFGFGSGTLGDFATGTASLSITGNLINSTQNIRYLVPVPEPSATLLMGLGIIGIGYAKRRKRQPVA; this is encoded by the coding sequence ATGGGTACATCTATAAGTGCCTCTGATGCTTTAAGTGGTAATATTGTTATATCTTATGTTCATGAAGCGCCTTCAGATTATTGTTCTCGACTTGACCCATTGCCGACTTCAGTTACTCTTAATGTTACTGCGAATTGGATGGGATCATTATCTAATTCTACTTTAGCTCTTGATCCTTGGGGAGTAAGTATTGATACCTATGTTAAATCCAATGCCGTCATATCTGCGCCAGGATTACCCGCATTTACTCCAACTCCTGAACAAATCGGTTCTGCAACTTCGAAGGATATCAATCAGACTAAAAATTTTGCTTTTGCAGTAGGTGCTGGCAACACACCTTATTCGGGTAGTGTAGATATTCAAACATTATTTGGATTTGGAAGTGGTACATTAGGTGATTTTGCAACAGGTACCGCATCTTTATCAATTACTGGAAACCTGATAAATTCTACACAAAATATCAGATATTTAGTGCCTGTTCCTGAGCCATCAGCTACACTGCTTATGGGGCTGGGTATAATAGGTATAGGATATGCAAAACGCCGTAAGCGCCAGCCTGTGGCATAG
- a CDS encoding ISL3 family transposase — translation MPSLITHYQQLLGLPETWKVSDVRLSTSGPRIEIHLEYIGPKVECPECGKAGRIYDLAPEQRWRHLDTMEYETHLIARVPRCECKEHRIKTIQVPWATRYSRYTLKFEALAVELLQECSSIQSASRLLRLNWHATNEIMNRAVKRGLSRRNKEAIAHLGLDEKSFRAGHQYVTILNDLKGGRVLEVVQSRTTDGAEALLLSFEASQRQGVKSISMDMWKPFAIAAKKHLPQADIVHDRFHISKYLNEAVDTVRRQESRQLHHAGDRTLIGSKFTWLRNPENMTESQRTSFDQLMACELKTGKAWSMKNMFREFWRLGCRESASFFFDYWSERVDQLALKPMIKVKELLKRHLDNILNYFEHEMTNAVSEGLNSKIQLYKASARGFHSFHSYRIRILFYCGKLNMAITG, via the coding sequence ATGCCGAGCCTCATTACCCATTACCAGCAGTTATTAGGATTACCAGAAACATGGAAGGTGTCTGATGTCCGGCTGTCGACGTCCGGCCCCCGGATAGAAATCCATCTGGAGTATATCGGACCCAAAGTCGAATGCCCTGAATGCGGCAAGGCCGGACGAATTTATGACCTGGCGCCAGAACAACGGTGGCGGCATCTGGATACCATGGAGTACGAGACGCATCTGATAGCCAGGGTGCCTCGGTGTGAGTGCAAAGAGCACAGGATCAAGACAATTCAAGTTCCGTGGGCAACGCGCTATTCGCGCTACACCCTGAAGTTTGAAGCGCTTGCTGTCGAGTTGCTTCAGGAGTGTTCAAGCATTCAGTCGGCATCGAGGCTCTTGCGATTGAACTGGCATGCAACCAACGAGATCATGAACCGTGCAGTTAAGCGAGGCCTGAGCCGCCGGAATAAGGAGGCGATTGCTCATCTTGGTCTTGATGAAAAGAGCTTCCGGGCAGGCCATCAGTATGTGACGATCCTGAACGACCTGAAAGGTGGCCGGGTACTTGAGGTGGTCCAGAGCCGAACGACCGATGGAGCAGAAGCGCTACTCCTCAGCTTTGAAGCATCGCAACGCCAGGGTGTGAAATCGATCTCGATGGATATGTGGAAACCCTTCGCGATTGCTGCCAAAAAGCATCTGCCGCAGGCCGATATTGTGCATGACCGTTTCCATATCAGCAAATATCTGAACGAGGCGGTCGACACGGTTCGTCGCCAAGAGTCCCGTCAACTTCATCATGCAGGGGACAGGACTCTGATTGGCTCGAAATTCACCTGGCTGCGCAATCCGGAGAACATGACGGAAAGCCAGCGGACAAGCTTTGATCAATTGATGGCCTGTGAGCTGAAAACCGGAAAAGCCTGGTCGATGAAGAACATGTTTCGGGAGTTCTGGCGGCTGGGTTGTCGAGAGAGTGCAAGCTTCTTTTTCGATTACTGGTCTGAACGCGTTGACCAGTTAGCGTTGAAACCCATGATCAAGGTCAAAGAGCTGCTGAAGCGGCATCTCGACAACATCCTGAACTATTTCGAGCACGAAATGACCAACGCAGTTTCCGAAGGTCTGAACAGCAAGATCCAGTTGTACAAAGCATCGGCCCGTGGGTTCCACAGCTTTCACAGCTACCGCATAAGGATTTTGTTTTACTGTGGAAAGCTCAACATGGCTATTACCGGTTGA
- a CDS encoding tetratricopeptide repeat protein, with translation MHETQQKILRRIIQKYPNDAFIDHAYYFLHNYSIIIKNYSHSFIKEEAYYSKAYRYYYLNVREPILLLQYELYIGKISKKEMDQKLFMLQPKIKNAISEYNEFIDQYKKSNLLKTAFRDLTRTVGYEASIDDAMKGVNNVYNKVKEVENRVDKKTYSFIIMAVSGAVKEFFNERIPYYDTDSRFKQLPKEIQQNIDINELYLYGARQAFSQKKYVASLGIYKKVQDNKKNLFYDRENLRIRGLEKYVVLLKKYTEKKISQQEYFFRSGLAFKGMIYDADHAVVFFDKYKMASSSIDYPKIELLKAFCYRNSSKGEMMRNTLVGLYNQYPNHPLADDVLAEIGLYYLLWIGDYDAAINTFDKVVYRYPDGNAADNALNWKAYALMQKNDPVKAFYAYMDVVKKVPFSRFAEYAFNNIVKILYLTKSDDFSPILSYLNSVGKYCDAGYANIEERPVVFYADKSGKFVKLKIEFNDYTQISDFEYLRPENVVVFKAEDYEYIVNYAWDVYSDKYIFVSREKKQGL, from the coding sequence ATGCATGAGACACAGCAAAAAATTCTTAGAAGAATTATTCAAAAATATCCAAATGATGCGTTTATTGATCATGCGTATTATTTTTTGCATAATTACAGTATAATTATCAAGAATTATTCGCATTCATTCATAAAAGAAGAGGCATATTATTCTAAAGCATATCGTTATTATTATCTGAACGTTAGGGAGCCTATATTATTACTGCAGTATGAATTGTATATCGGAAAAATCAGTAAAAAAGAAATGGATCAAAAACTTTTCATGTTGCAACCAAAAATAAAAAATGCTATATCTGAATATAATGAATTTATTGATCAATATAAAAAAAGCAACTTGCTTAAGACTGCATTTAGGGATTTAACACGTACTGTTGGTTATGAAGCAAGTATTGATGACGCAATGAAAGGTGTGAATAATGTGTATAATAAGGTTAAAGAGGTAGAGAATCGAGTTGATAAAAAAACATATTCTTTTATTATAATGGCCGTTAGCGGTGCAGTTAAAGAATTTTTTAATGAAAGGATCCCATATTATGATACTGATAGTAGATTCAAGCAGTTGCCGAAGGAAATCCAGCAAAATATAGATATTAATGAGCTGTATTTATATGGAGCAAGGCAAGCGTTTAGTCAAAAAAAATATGTAGCTTCTTTGGGGATTTATAAAAAAGTGCAAGACAATAAAAAAAACTTGTTTTATGATCGTGAAAATTTGCGCATTAGAGGACTGGAAAAGTATGTTGTGTTGTTAAAAAAATACACTGAAAAAAAGATATCACAACAGGAATACTTTTTTAGATCGGGCTTAGCGTTTAAGGGGATGATTTATGATGCGGATCATGCAGTTGTGTTTTTTGATAAATATAAAATGGCTTCTTCCTCGATAGATTATCCAAAGATAGAATTGTTGAAAGCCTTCTGTTATAGGAATTCATCAAAAGGTGAAATGATGCGTAATACTTTGGTTGGGTTATATAATCAATATCCAAATCATCCCTTAGCTGATGACGTATTGGCAGAAATAGGTCTATATTATCTTCTTTGGATAGGTGACTATGATGCTGCTATAAATACTTTTGATAAAGTGGTCTATCGTTATCCTGATGGTAATGCTGCCGATAATGCATTGAACTGGAAAGCGTATGCGTTAATGCAGAAAAATGATCCCGTAAAAGCATTTTATGCTTATATGGATGTTGTGAAAAAAGTGCCTTTTTCAAGATTTGCAGAATATGCTTTTAATAATATTGTTAAGATATTGTACTTAACAAAAAGTGATGATTTTAGTCCAATATTGTCATATTTAAATTCGGTTGGAAAATATTGTGATGCAGGTTATGCAAATATTGAAGAAAGGCCGGTGGTGTTTTATGCAGATAAGAGCGGTAAATTTGTAAAACTTAAAATTGAATTTAATGATTACACTCAGATATCTGACTTTGAATATCTAAGGCCGGAGAATGTTGTTGTGTTTAAGGCAGAAGATTATGAGTATATTGTTAATTATGCATGGGATGTGTATTCGGATAAGTATATTTTTGTATCAAGAGAAAAAAAACAGGGATTGTGA
- a CDS encoding propionyl-CoA synthetase, which yields MSPSYSDVHRQSIENPEEFWGALAENLHWYKPWEKVLDDSNPPFYRWFTGGVTNTCYNALDRHVDEGRGNQTAVIYDSPVTGTIEKYTFREFRDKVALFAGALQARGVRKGDRVIIYMPMIPEALVAMLACARLGAIHSVVFGGFASHELAVRIDDCKPKVIVSASCGIEHGKIIDYKRLLDFAIELAHFKPEICIIHQREQLKAELNEERDMTWKQALLGVAPAQCVPVESTDPLYILYTSGTTGQPKGIVRDNGGHMVAMQWTMESVYNVKPGEVFWAASDVGWVVGHSYIVYAPLLHGCTTIVFEGKPVGTPDPGTFWRIISEHDVSVLFTAPTAFRAIKKEDPEGNYIRRYNFSKFRTLFLAGERADPDTVRWAEKQLGVPVIDHWWQTETGWAIAANCQGIEPGPVKYGSASKAVPGYEVKVVNEALEELPCGTMGDIVVKLPLPPGTMTSLWRADNRFVESYMRNFPGYYQTSDAGYIDEDGYIYIMSRTDDIINVAGHRLSTGAIEAELCEHPDVAESAVIGVHDDLKGEVPLGFLVLKSGVDTPPELIVKHVIEYVRENIGPVASFKQAVIVKRLPKTRSGKILRSTMRKIANSEAYTMPPTIDDPAILDEIKAALQTIGYAKTS from the coding sequence ATGTCACCATCCTATAGCGACGTTCATCGCCAATCGATTGAAAACCCGGAAGAGTTCTGGGGCGCGCTTGCCGAAAATCTCCACTGGTACAAGCCGTGGGAAAAGGTGCTCGACGATTCGAACCCGCCGTTCTATCGCTGGTTCACCGGCGGCGTGACCAACACCTGCTACAACGCGCTCGACCGGCACGTCGATGAGGGACGCGGCAACCAGACCGCCGTGATCTATGACAGCCCGGTGACCGGCACCATCGAGAAGTACACCTTCCGCGAGTTCCGCGACAAGGTGGCGCTCTTCGCCGGAGCGCTCCAGGCTCGCGGGGTGCGCAAGGGCGACCGCGTCATCATCTATATGCCGATGATCCCCGAAGCGCTCGTGGCGATGCTCGCATGCGCGCGGCTCGGCGCGATCCACTCGGTGGTCTTCGGTGGCTTCGCATCGCACGAGCTGGCGGTGCGCATCGACGACTGCAAGCCCAAGGTGATCGTGTCGGCCTCCTGCGGCATCGAGCATGGCAAGATCATCGACTACAAGCGTCTGCTCGACTTCGCCATCGAGCTGGCGCACTTCAAGCCGGAGATATGCATCATCCACCAGCGCGAGCAGCTCAAGGCGGAGCTGAACGAGGAGCGCGACATGACCTGGAAGCAGGCGCTGCTCGGCGTCGCTCCGGCGCAGTGCGTGCCGGTGGAATCGACCGATCCGCTCTATATTCTTTATACCTCCGGCACCACCGGCCAGCCGAAAGGCATCGTGCGCGACAACGGCGGCCACATGGTGGCGATGCAGTGGACGATGGAGAGCGTCTACAACGTCAAGCCGGGCGAGGTGTTCTGGGCGGCCAGCGACGTCGGCTGGGTGGTCGGCCACTCCTACATCGTCTACGCGCCGCTCCTGCACGGCTGCACCACCATCGTCTTTGAGGGCAAGCCGGTCGGCACGCCCGATCCCGGCACCTTCTGGCGCATCATCAGCGAGCACGACGTCTCGGTGCTCTTCACCGCGCCGACCGCCTTCCGCGCGATCAAGAAAGAGGATCCCGAAGGCAACTACATCCGCCGTTACAACTTCTCGAAGTTCCGGACGCTCTTCCTGGCGGGCGAACGGGCCGATCCCGACACGGTACGCTGGGCTGAAAAGCAGCTCGGGGTGCCGGTGATCGATCACTGGTGGCAGACCGAGACCGGCTGGGCCATCGCGGCCAACTGCCAGGGCATCGAACCCGGCCCGGTCAAGTACGGCTCGGCGTCGAAGGCCGTGCCGGGCTACGAGGTGAAGGTGGTCAACGAGGCGCTCGAAGAGCTGCCGTGCGGCACGATGGGCGACATCGTCGTGAAGCTGCCGCTGCCGCCGGGCACAATGACCTCGCTCTGGCGGGCGGACAACCGCTTCGTCGAGAGCTACATGCGCAACTTCCCCGGCTACTACCAGACCAGCGACGCGGGCTACATCGACGAGGATGGCTATATCTATATCATGTCGCGCACGGACGACATCATCAACGTCGCGGGCCACAGGCTCTCGACCGGTGCCATCGAGGCGGAGCTGTGCGAGCACCCGGACGTGGCCGAAAGCGCGGTGATCGGCGTGCACGACGACCTCAAGGGCGAGGTGCCGCTCGGCTTCCTCGTGCTCAAGTCGGGCGTCGATACGCCGCCGGAGCTGATCGTCAAGCACGTGATCGAGTACGTGCGCGAGAACATCGGGCCGGTCGCCTCGTTCAAGCAAGCGGTGATCGTCAAGCGGCTGCCGAAGACCCGGTCGGGCAAGATTCTGCGCTCCACGATGCGCAAGATCGCCAACTCGGAGGCCTACACCATGCCGCCGACCATCGACGATCCGGCAATCCTCGACGAGATCAAGGCGGCCCTTCAAACCATCGGCTATGCCAAAACTTCGTAA
- the mce gene encoding methylmalonyl-CoA epimerase: protein MIDRIDHIAIAVENLDSAIDTWINILGCDRSAVTIHEVPSEKVRAAFIPLGQTKIELLEPLGDDGPIAKFLSKNGAGMHHIALATDGVEADAKRVTALGITPLGEPSAGAGGKKIVFLHPRQTSRVLVELVEPKPDHSFIQ, encoded by the coding sequence ATGATCGACAGAATTGACCACATAGCCATCGCGGTAGAGAACCTCGACAGCGCCATCGACACCTGGATCAACATCCTCGGATGCGACCGTTCGGCGGTCACGATCCACGAGGTGCCGTCGGAAAAAGTGCGCGCGGCTTTCATTCCGCTAGGCCAGACGAAAATCGAGCTGCTCGAACCGCTTGGCGATGACGGCCCGATTGCTAAATTCCTTTCGAAGAACGGCGCGGGCATGCACCACATCGCGCTGGCGACCGATGGCGTTGAGGCGGATGCCAAACGGGTCACCGCGCTTGGCATCACGCCCCTCGGCGAGCCGTCGGCGGGCGCGGGCGGAAAGAAGATCGTCTTCCTCCATCCCCGCCAGACCAGTCGCGTGCTTGTCGAATTAGTCGAACCAAAACCCGATCATTCATTCATCCAGTGA
- a CDS encoding carboxyl transferase domain-containing protein, whose product MKHFFLPFEKTKGFSYSASSIERLSEYEKYQLSFHPERPKYLDYLAVFDNVEECLSSDLHGSCLIQTHRGELRRNGAAWPVMLIGQQSGPTSDFGELTRIMQDQAEVKKWNHGMPTPAAYAKAVEAIAIAEREGRTVITVIDTAGADPTEESETGGIAWKIGRCMQALAEATVPTISVIINRGCSGGAIALTGCDAVLAMEYSTYLVISPEACSSILFRTRDKANLAAEISQITSKEGLNNGIVDELIPEPAGPAHRFKNEALESFREVVGLWIEAFAKAPAESLQERRIERWQKIGQWETTTEEAIACYEKRVSGFIAKPEENLFIPRHKRCRNGEKRPVVDPVLYSKLLANNFVCCICGFRYTRLTAHDYIDLLLDENSFAEHTETRYIVDRDILGFPEYADKLREAREKNGMTTALITGDGKIDGKEVVLCATSFGFLGGSFCMSTGEKIWRASRIAIEKRRPLIIQAAGGGARMHEGCSSMVSIPKIHLALSLVEQAGLPVITIVTDPTLGGVAIGFGSRGIRIFEHNAGNIGFSGKRVIEQYTGKKTSKEFQTTNWLQTKGIVDMVAHPLELKNRIVEIIDNRTQRRNT is encoded by the coding sequence GTGAAACACTTCTTCCTGCCTTTCGAAAAAACCAAGGGGTTCAGCTACAGCGCAAGCTCCATCGAACGGCTGTCGGAATATGAAAAATACCAGCTCTCCTTTCACCCGGAACGCCCGAAGTACCTCGACTACCTCGCGGTTTTCGACAACGTGGAAGAGTGCCTGTCCAGCGACCTCCACGGCAGTTGCCTGATCCAGACGCACCGCGGCGAACTCCGCCGAAATGGCGCAGCGTGGCCGGTGATGCTCATAGGCCAGCAATCCGGCCCGACCTCTGATTTTGGCGAGCTGACCCGAATCATGCAGGACCAGGCCGAGGTCAAAAAGTGGAACCACGGCATGCCGACCCCGGCGGCGTATGCGAAAGCTGTTGAAGCCATCGCCATCGCCGAACGCGAAGGGCGCACCGTCATCACGGTGATCGACACCGCCGGAGCCGACCCGACCGAGGAGTCGGAAACCGGAGGCATTGCCTGGAAGATCGGGCGCTGCATGCAGGCGCTCGCCGAGGCGACCGTGCCGACAATCTCGGTCATCATCAATCGCGGATGCAGCGGCGGAGCCATCGCCCTGACCGGCTGCGACGCCGTGCTCGCAATGGAGTACTCGACCTACCTGGTCATCTCGCCCGAAGCGTGCTCGTCGATTCTGTTCCGCACGCGCGACAAGGCGAACCTCGCGGCGGAGATTTCGCAGATCACCTCGAAGGAGGGGCTGAACAACGGCATCGTGGATGAGCTGATTCCCGAACCGGCCGGCCCGGCGCATCGCTTCAAAAACGAGGCGCTCGAATCGTTCCGCGAGGTGGTGGGACTCTGGATCGAGGCATTCGCCAAAGCGCCCGCCGAGTCGCTTCAGGAGCGGCGAATCGAGCGCTGGCAGAAGATCGGTCAGTGGGAAACGACCACCGAGGAAGCGATTGCATGCTATGAAAAACGGGTATCCGGTTTCATTGCAAAACCGGAAGAGAATCTCTTCATCCCCCGCCACAAGCGCTGCCGGAACGGCGAAAAACGGCCGGTCGTCGATCCTGTGCTCTACAGCAAGCTCCTTGCCAACAACTTCGTCTGCTGCATCTGCGGATTCCGTTACACCCGGTTGACCGCGCACGACTACATCGATCTGCTGCTCGACGAGAACTCGTTCGCCGAACACACCGAGACGCGCTACATCGTTGACCGCGACATACTCGGCTTCCCGGAGTACGCCGACAAGCTGCGCGAAGCGCGCGAAAAGAACGGCATGACAACAGCGCTCATCACAGGCGACGGCAAAATCGACGGCAAGGAGGTGGTGCTCTGCGCCACGAGCTTTGGCTTCCTCGGCGGGTCGTTCTGCATGTCAACCGGCGAAAAAATCTGGCGGGCCTCGCGGATCGCCATCGAAAAGCGTCGTCCGCTCATCATCCAGGCTGCGGGCGGCGGTGCGCGAATGCACGAAGGGTGCTCCTCGATGGTCAGCATTCCGAAGATTCACCTCGCATTGTCGCTCGTCGAGCAGGCAGGATTGCCGGTCATCACCATCGTCACCGACCCGACGCTCGGCGGCGTGGCCATCGGCTTCGGATCGCGCGGCATCAGGATTTTCGAGCACAACGCGGGCAACATCGGCTTTTCGGGCAAGCGCGTCATCGAGCAGTATACCGGCAAGAAGACCTCGAAGGAGTTCCAGACCACCAACTGGCTCCAGACCAAGGGGATCGTCGATATGGTGGCCCATCCGCTCGAACTCAAAAACCGCATCGTCGAGATTATCGACAACCGGACGCAACGCCGGAACACCTGA
- a CDS encoding methylmalonyl-CoA mutase family protein, whose protein sequence is MNDTESLFSGFASVDHEQWKLKVIEELKGADFSKIVWRTPEGFAMEPWLNRHTAAAAPEVPFGRSTNRWRICQQIAVESLLDDPALLEEALTGGAEAIEMRSDGVPENAEIARLLEALRSIDLAKTALYFSGAIGDPSALLDSLATLPGFASNSGAVLFDALSAPDTKLPMPPHSGFRTLAVDTTRFHEAGATITQELAIALSGVSECISRLTDAGVDAAEAAAAIEIVIAAGTSHFPELAKLRALRAMWPQLLAAYGVAADAMPEPRIFVRSSTRSISALDPYTNILRLSTEALSAILGGCDTLQLAPFDPAGSVSAEFAERITRNIHLLLREESNLGHVIDPAAGSFYIETMTATLCREVWALFQRIESEGGLGVAEANGSIATMIASAANARRKAIYTRRQTLVGINRYTVLPAAEVVSAIRQHPDATKVSGYEQLRLRMTAHVSAGGSTPKAALWLHGDPSKSLRVAAFAKDFLRSGGFEVMPAVTLDPKSCNCRALLRDEPEIVVFCWSGDIDPASISKVCETIQELNKATVIIMAAKPPENAAELLRAGLDRFIHLGSDACADLLSLQHKTGVL, encoded by the coding sequence ATGAACGATACTGAATCGCTGTTTTCCGGATTTGCCTCCGTCGATCACGAACAATGGAAGTTAAAAGTGATCGAAGAGCTGAAAGGCGCGGACTTTTCGAAAATCGTCTGGAGGACGCCGGAGGGCTTCGCAATGGAGCCGTGGCTCAACCGCCACACCGCTGCGGCCGCGCCGGAGGTGCCGTTCGGACGCTCGACGAACCGCTGGCGCATCTGCCAGCAGATCGCAGTCGAGAGTCTTCTCGACGACCCGGCGCTGCTCGAAGAAGCGCTGACCGGCGGCGCGGAGGCCATCGAGATGCGCTCCGACGGAGTGCCGGAAAACGCTGAAATCGCGCGACTGCTCGAAGCGCTGCGAAGCATCGATCTGGCAAAGACAGCGCTCTACTTTTCAGGAGCCATCGGCGACCCGTCGGCACTGCTCGACTCGCTCGCGACATTGCCCGGCTTCGCCTCGAACTCCGGCGCGGTGCTCTTCGACGCGCTTTCGGCACCGGACACAAAACTGCCGATGCCGCCGCATTCGGGATTCCGCACGCTCGCGGTCGATACCACGCGCTTCCACGAAGCGGGCGCGACCATCACGCAGGAGCTTGCCATCGCGCTCTCGGGCGTGAGCGAGTGCATCAGCCGGCTGACCGACGCCGGAGTCGATGCCGCCGAGGCCGCCGCCGCCATCGAAATCGTCATTGCCGCCGGAACCAGCCACTTCCCCGAGCTTGCCAAGCTGCGGGCGCTCCGCGCGATGTGGCCACAACTGCTTGCCGCGTACGGCGTTGCGGCGGATGCGATGCCGGAGCCGCGCATTTTCGTGCGTTCTTCGACGCGCTCCATCTCGGCGCTCGACCCCTATACCAACATCCTGCGCCTCTCGACCGAAGCGCTCTCGGCGATTCTCGGCGGATGCGACACGCTCCAACTCGCGCCATTCGACCCCGCCGGTTCGGTCAGTGCGGAGTTTGCGGAACGGATCACGCGCAACATTCACCTGCTGCTGCGCGAGGAGTCGAACCTCGGCCACGTCATCGATCCCGCCGCCGGTTCGTTCTATATCGAAACCATGACCGCCACGCTCTGCCGCGAGGTTTGGGCGCTCTTCCAGCGGATCGAATCGGAAGGCGGCCTCGGCGTTGCCGAAGCGAACGGCTCCATCGCGACGATGATCGCGTCGGCGGCGAACGCGCGACGCAAGGCGATCTATACCCGCCGCCAGACGCTCGTCGGTATCAACCGCTACACCGTGCTGCCCGCCGCCGAAGTCGTGTCCGCGATCCGACAACACCCCGATGCGACGAAGGTCAGCGGCTACGAGCAGCTCCGGCTTCGCATGACAGCGCATGTTTCCGCCGGAGGCTCGACGCCGAAGGCCGCGCTCTGGCTGCACGGCGATCCGTCGAAAAGCTTGCGGGTGGCTGCCTTCGCCAAGGATTTCCTTCGAAGCGGCGGCTTCGAGGTAATGCCAGCCGTGACGCTCGACCCCAAAAGCTGCAACTGTCGGGCGCTTCTCCGCGACGAGCCGGAAATCGTCGTCTTCTGCTGGAGCGGCGACATCGATCCCGCGAGCATCTCGAAAGTTTGCGAAACGATTCAGGAGCTGAACAAAGCGACGGTAATCATCATGGCGGCCAAACCACCGGAAAACGCCGCCGAACTTCTGCGAGCGGGACTCGACCGCTTCATCCACCTCGGCAGCGACGCCTGCGCCGACCTGCTTTCGCTGCAACACAA